In one window of Pristiophorus japonicus isolate sPriJap1 chromosome 9, sPriJap1.hap1, whole genome shotgun sequence DNA:
- the LOC139273398 gene encoding zinc finger protein 239-like, translated as MCGKGFSWPSYLLTHKRLHTGERPFICSVCGKGFTLSSSLTSHQLVHTDKRPFKCSDCEKSFISTRDLRTHQRVHTGERPFTCSVCGKDFTQSSHLLTHQRVHTGEWPFTCPVCGKGFALSSHLLTHQRVHTGEKPFTCSVCGKRFTQSSNLLTHQRVHTGEKPFTCSVCGKGFTRSSTLLRHQRVHK; from the coding sequence atgtgtgggaagggattttctTGGCCATCCTATCTGCTGACACACAAGCgacttcacactggagagagaccgttcatctgctccgtgtgtgggaaaggattcactctgtcatccagcCTCActtcacaccaacttgttcacactgataagagaccgtttaaatgttctgactgtgaaaagagctttaTAAGCACAAGGGATCTtaggacacaccagcgagttcacactggggagaggccgttcacctgctctgtgtgtgggaaggattttactcagtcatcccacctgctgactcaccagcgagttcatactggggagtggCCATTCACCTGTcccgtatgtgggaagggatttgctcTGTCATCCcatttgctgacacaccagcgagttcacacaggggagaagccattcacctgctccgtgtgtgggaaaagattcactcagtcatccaacctgctgacacatcagcgagttcacacaggggagaagccattcacctgctctgtgtgtgggaaaggattcactcggtcatccacccttttgagacaccagcgagttcacaagtga